In the Primulina tabacum isolate GXHZ01 chromosome 15, ASM2559414v2, whole genome shotgun sequence genome, gtagTTCGATGaaatcatctacatataacTATGTTACCAGGCGGCGGGGAgatcaacgacactctcacccgtcaactgagccttggccttatatatcatcataatcatcatatcatcgtattagtcataatcaagtcacctccttcaatctttcatcacttataaaagttcatgcatatatatatcatttttcttttaaaccaagcatgcaacacgtcttttaacaTTAACATTTCATCACAAAAGcccataaacatttaatataaatattttaacattcattacaacATTCAGGCCACTGCTAGGACGTCTAACATCTTTccggtgtaaaatgatcgttttgtcccctgaaaccctaactttcccaatttacccttggaccttaaaacgacgacccaaatccatccaaacttaacataacaccttaaaatacacccataaacatttcttaggCGTAAACTTACTTTGCTCGACTAATttcccaattcgttttaaaacttaaacgTATGTCTCGGTTTTTACCCgaattgactcgaaacttaaccaaaatttaccgaacttgaaccatagcttgTTAACAACTAACCATTCCCTAAGCAACCCAAATCATGCCCTTTAGAAGCCTTAAAGATGCTTAGACAGCTAATGAACTTTCCTTGCCCTAGGTTCGAAACCCTAGCTTGATCAACCTGACATATCCCTCGAATCCAGCCCTTAACCCCCATGTGCAGACCCTATTTGACCATCCTCGGACCACGACTGAAACCTAGGGACGTTGCTGGACCAAGCTTAAAGGACCTAGAACCACAACCCCCCAAACCCGATTCCTAGCATGGCTTGTGCGCCCCTAAGCTCACGGCTCCACCCTTCCCTTGTACCAGCCGCCCCTTTATCCCTATAAGGCCAGGACTCAACCATATTAGGACTCTTGGACGTGACCCTACAGCAGCTAAGAGTCGTGCCCCTCTAGGAAATCCTAGCCGAAAAACCTAACCCATAGAAACCCAAATTTCGTTCATCCTCTTGCCCTCTCCTTTCCAACCTTCAAACAAACACCtaaggacccttaaacatgttgaAAAACGTCCATTCCCATAACCCTATCATGGAAGCCCCTTTGTTCATCCTTagcaagagttttaaaagatgaaaactctagttttgttcatgttatgccataaaaacgaaaatataagatagtgcatcatatttttcatgcaaatatgTATCAATACATATAATACGGTATGAATGCTGAGTGaaagaagattaaggcgtgcctttgcgaaTTTTACGAATGAAAAATCAATTTGAGATGCGAAAAACGTCGACGGAGAAGGACGGGACTTGCTGCGTTTTTCTTCAAACCAACGTGAACAATCTGATGTGTGGTATGTGTTGTGGCCGAGAGTTTGAGATAAACAAACCCTAGGTTTCTAGTATAGGGGCGTGAGTTTTTGGGTGTAAAATGGTAGGTTTAGAAGTTTgtttgatataaaatacatgGTACAAATTTAGACACATTAATCATAGTATAATAGGCTCGTTAGACTCATtagatattaattaaaatattattttagattACTTTGCGAAAATATTACCCGAGTTCCCAAAAAGTCcctattttcgtcgaaaatctattaccggtttaaaatacgattCGCCGCAtaaaacatctcaaaaaccaTCATTtagaaaatatcatttaaaatataccatatattaaataattaaaataatcatttaataaaaaaaattttattatatggTCATcaatctccgttcctcgatcgcgtctcgaataacctttaaaatatagttttatgcattctaatagaaaataatagtttaaacatgtaaacatgccaaCCACATTCAataaatgtaattaaaataatttaattatgtattttctatttttcctagatttgcatgcagagGGGATTACATTATCGTATTTTGAACCTTACAGATTAgttggacacctactctaacattctcttcttctctaggtataaattttatattaccTCTAGTTCCTAAAGCAACGAAGGGcattcactacaagaaaaatgattttccgcagcacatcatcaacagcgtgcattaaaaACACGCTGCGAATAGTacttttaacggcgtgcatcaatatgtgcgctgttaatattgttgcacttgacagaaataatggcgtgcattaaaagcacgctgcggaaagtaaTATCCTGCAGCGTGTATTTATGTGTGCTGTAAATATTATATACTTTcagcagcgtgcttttaatgcgcgccgttaataacatatacattaacggcgcgcattaaaagcacgctgcggaaagtaatattatatactatccGCAACGTGCAATAATGTGCGCATGTTAATACCCTTTGCATTCACGGCGTGCATAAAAAGCACACTGCGGAAAATGGgtggaatttttaaattagcgacggttttggtaAAATTGCCAAAACCAGTCGCTAATATAAATTTTGCGACAGTTTaaacaaccgtcgctatatttaaaGACGGTTTAATAAATcaagcgacggtttttattaaattgtcGCTAATAGCCGTAAATCAGCGACGGTTGCCGTAAATCAGCGACGGTTAAATTTAAACCGTctctaatagcgacggtttaatggaaaaccgttgctaatagtcgcaaattgtctatatATATCCGATTTCCGTTCCACTTTcctccacaccacttcacaacacttaaaatttttctctcttatacgattttaatttcgatttaggtacatttttttgtttcaatttttggttagttttctttaaaatttattaaattataattttttatttttacgcacactatagcgacggtttttgaactGTCACGaaatgtagcgacggttttgaaccgtcgctaaatttaaataCCGTCGttaatttagcgacggattttaaaccgtcgctactgTAGCGACGGTGTCTTCGgttttaaaccgtcgcaaagtagcgacggttttgtcaaaaaccgttgctaatgtttagatgttttttttaatattaacggagtacattgcacgctgcggatagttgTATTAATGGCGTACATATGCATGCCgttgataatagtattaacagcgtgcacatgtacgctgcggataatcttgaactttcaacagcttgcaacttcgcagcgtgcaatgtgcgcCGCGGAATGAgaatttgcgcgctgcgaaaagccatttttgttgtagtgattcATCTTTATATattattcaaaaaatatttttaactaatataaatatttttcatatcatattttataaattgtcTGAAACTATAATCTGATAATTAATTCCAATTTTTGTTCCACCAACCgtcaaaaattatattaaagtttagcGTCAGAACATTTCTCACAGAGCCCGGAATGCCTACTACGTACACTAGATCTTTTAATATTCATATTGTTAATGTTCCCTTTGAGTTGTTCGAGATGTATTTTAACTTTGACAACCAAGAAAGTGTCCAGTCCACAATTCTAACATATCAAATTTCTGggttttcataatatttttttattgcacCAAACCAAATAGAAAAGAAACGTGAATACAAGAAAAATAGTACTGCCAGCGATACATATGAGCGTTCTTATTCCATATTGTTAAGCTCTATCCTTATGCACTTGACAGCAAACTTTTTCTGGATTTGTTGACGTAAGAAACATAAATGTTATATTCTAAAACACCATAGTTCGTATAAGGGTCGTACGAATAAGTGTTGGTGATGGCATATCCACGCGCCATGCGGAATATTCCGGTGCCGCCAACCACGGGCAGCTCACGCTTAACGTTCATTATCTGATTCCTTCCTAAAATGGAGAGCGTGCTTCCATTATACTGGCCAGACGTAAAAACAAAGTTAAGATACATGGCTAAAGCCGAGGTCTCCAAGTCAGCGGAAGTGATCAGACCTTGAGCCCTGCCTAGTTTCTCCGAATCTTTATCAGGCCCGGCTGTCAGCAGATCATCCAACACTCTAACTTGGCCGAACGTGGTCGTTGAATTCGAAGTGATGGAAGCTTT is a window encoding:
- the LOC142526973 gene encoding dirigent protein 22-like, translated to MTNLIAVILMLSTLMVSIPNSYARKQGPNGELEWFQNICSGKEEVAEVRFFVQDVLGGEKPTVYEVAKASITSNSTTTFGQVRVLDDLLTAGPDKDSEKLGRAQGLITSADLETSALAMYLNFVFTSGQYNGSTLSILGRNQIMNVKRELPVVGGTGIFRMARGYAITNTYSYDPYTNYGVLEYNIYVSYVNKSRKSLLSSA